The Kiritimatiellia bacterium sequence TTTTTTAGAAACATCAAAATATGGTGTCCTGCCCAACCAATATTTTCAACACATCTGTTTCTACAATTTGTAGAGCGGATTAAAACAATTGTTTGGTTTTCCCTTGTTGTTTTCATCCCGGCGATAACCGCATTGACAGTGCAAGTGTGGGCAAAACAACATGCAGGGCGGCAGGCGCAGATATTGAGCCGGATCCAGCTTTTTCATTCTCTATGGGATGCTAACAGGGACAGCCATGTTCCCACAAATGTAAATCAAGCCCGGCTAATCCAACCGGCCGGCGGCTTCTGGCTGGTAAATAATTTTCATAGTGATGCGCCGTTTTTCTTTCGCAGGCTGATCGGACATTCAAGGCCGCAGGCGTCCATCAGTTCCGTATCATTCAATATATCCCGGACGGCGCCATCCGCGGTCACCCGGCCTTCATTCAGCATGATCGCGCGGGAACATACTTCCAGCGCCATTTCCAGGTCATGCGTGGCGATGATCCGGGTGTGCTCAAAGCTCTGCAACAGTCCGATCAGCCGGCGCCGGCCGCGGGAATCAAGATTTGAGGAGGGCTCATCCAACACGAGAATATCGGGCGCCATGGCCAGCACGGTTGCGATGGTAACCGCGCGTTTTTCGCCCGCCGAAAGCCGGTACGGCGGCCGGTCTTTCAAGTGGAGCATTCCCACCCGCTCCAGGGCCAGGCTGGCGCGACGCTCAACTTCTTCGGCCGGCAAGCCCGCATTGAGGGGACCGAAAGCCACGTCCTCCAACACGGTGGGCATGAAAAGCTGATCGTCCGGGTCTTGGAAAACCAGACCCACGGCGCGGCGGACAACGGATGCCGTCCGGCGCGTGAAAGGCGTTTCTCCTATCCGCATCTCGCCGTCGGCCGGCAGCAGGGCGCCGCCTAGATGCAGGAGCAAGGTGGACTTGCCGGAGCCGTTGGCGCCGATAACGGCCACCGCTTCGCCGTGCGTAATCCGGAAAGAAATTCCTTTCAGGGCTTCGGTCCCGTCGGGGTAGGCATATCGCAAATTACGGGCTTCAATAATATGGTGACTCATTTATTTCTCCCCGATAACCAGGCCTCCCAGCATCCCGGCCAGGTTCCAGGTCCTTGCCGCAATAAAAAACGCCATCCAGCCGAGCAGAAACACCCAGTCCGCCTGCTGAAAAACGGTTTTCCGCAAGCCCCGGATCTCGCCCGAAAAACCGCGCGCAACCATGGCGCAGTATATCCTTTCCGCCCGCGCCATGGACCGCAGAAGCAAATGCCCTACGAGCGAGCCGTAAACACGGCAACCTGACGGCGCAAACCCGCAAGTTCGCATTTCCAGACTGCGGACCATCCGGGAACCCTCGTCCGCAATCACGAACAAATAACGATACAGGAAAAGAAGCTGAACAACGAAAATCCGCGGCAGCCCGATCCTTTCCAATCCTTCGCCCATGCGGTACATCCCGGTGCAGGCCACCAGCGCCAGCGCCGCGCCGACCGTCAGGGCAAATCTCAGCATGATTGAGGTAAACGAAAGCCAACCGCCGGAAACAACCAAAGACCCGATTGCCAGGCCCGGCGCGCGGTCAAAAAAAGGATTGAAAATGCCGATCGCAAAAGCGAACGGCGCGGCCACAAGAAGTTTGCGGAGAATCAGCAGGGGCGGAATCCGTCCCATAAATATCAAGACGAACGGATAAAGAAAAAACGGCGTCAGGGCTGATATCTCGCGCGGAGGAAACGACATGACTGCGCCGATAAAGGCGATGGTGGCGACGATCTTGGCCCGCGCATCGAGCCGGTGCAGCGGCGTATCCAGCCGCGCCAACTCGTCCATCCGGCCGATTTCAATCCATTGTGCCAAGCGCATTAAAACGAAATCATACGCTTGCGCGCCGCGCTTTCAAGGCCAAACCTGTCAGGCCGGCCAAACCCAGGGTGAGCAGGCCGCCAACTATGCCCGCGACCGATGTTCCCGCCGCCACCGCCGGCCACGATTCCGATTCGGCGTCAGTGTTTTCGGCGGGAACCTGTTCAGCGGCGGCGCTCTCGGTTCCGGCCGCCCTGAACCCGTAATCCGGCAGAAAGGCCGTTTTTTCCTGAACCGCCGCAAGTTTCCGGTGAACGGCGTCATCCGAACCGGAAACCTCCTCCTTGCCCGTCACTTTGGCGATGGACCACTCCAACCCGTCGGGATGCGTGGAGGCAAACCAGCTCATGATTCCGCCGACAATCACGGCGGTTATCGCGAGTCCGATCGCAACCGGCCGTAGGCCGGTTGCGATCGGAGCGCCAACCGGCGCGGCATCCAATGCTTCCGGCCGCGCTTTGGCCACAAACGCAACCACGGTAGCCGTGGCCAGGCCTTCCACGACGCCGATCGCCAGATGGATGGGAAGCATCAAAAGCGTGAAATCGCCGAAAGGCAGTTCTGAAATTCCGGAAGCCTTGGTCTCAACTACCACGCTGAAGGCGCCAAGCTGCAGGCCGGCAATGGCGGCGACAATCGCGGCAATCCATGCGCGCGGCGTTCCGTGCTCCTGACGGGCTATCAGGCGGTAAATGAACGG is a genomic window containing:
- a CDS encoding energy-coupling factor ABC transporter ATP-binding protein; amino-acid sequence: MSHHIIEARNLRYAYPDGTEALKGISFRITHGEAVAVIGANGSGKSTLLLHLGGALLPADGEMRIGETPFTRRTASVVRRAVGLVFQDPDDQLFMPTVLEDVAFGPLNAGLPAEEVERRASLALERVGMLHLKDRPPYRLSAGEKRAVTIATVLAMAPDILVLDEPSSNLDSRGRRRLIGLLQSFEHTRIIATHDLEMALEVCSRAIMLNEGRVTADGAVRDILNDTELMDACGLECPISLRKKNGASL
- the cbiQ gene encoding cobalt ECF transporter T component CbiQ, which translates into the protein MRLAQWIEIGRMDELARLDTPLHRLDARAKIVATIAFIGAVMSFPPREISALTPFFLYPFVLIFMGRIPPLLILRKLLVAAPFAFAIGIFNPFFDRAPGLAIGSLVVSGGWLSFTSIMLRFALTVGAALALVACTGMYRMGEGLERIGLPRIFVVQLLFLYRYLFVIADEGSRMVRSLEMRTCGFAPSGCRVYGSLVGHLLLRSMARAERIYCAMVARGFSGEIRGLRKTVFQQADWVFLLGWMAFFIAARTWNLAGMLGGLVIGEK
- a CDS encoding energy-coupling factor ABC transporter permease, with the translated sequence MHMADALISPAVGGTMWLVSAGLIAYCARKLKQTIRDNLVPMMGVLGAFIFAAQMINFSIPGTGSSGHLGGGLILSVLLGPHAAFLVIASVLMVQALFFADGGLLAMGCNIFNLGFFPAFIAYPFIYRLIARQEHGTPRAWIAAIVAAIAGLQLGAFSVVVETKASGISELPFGDFTLLMLPIHLAIGVVEGLATATVVAFVAKARPEALDAAPVGAPIATGLRPVAIGLAITAVIVGGIMSWFASTHPDGLEWSIAKVTGKEEVSGSDDAVHRKLAAVQEKTAFLPDYGFRAAGTESAAAEQVPAENTDAESESWPAVAAGTSVAGIVGGLLTLGLAGLTGLALKARRASV